From Thermostichus vulcanus str. 'Rupite':
GGAGGGTATGAGCTCTGCTAATTGCTGGCGGGTGAGGGAGTTGGGGTGGGTGGATTTGTCTTGAACCAGCATGGCTATACCAAGTCCGGTGCCTCCAGCCTAGCCCAAAGTACGGTCGAGTAGCTCCGCAAGGCTTTGGGGTTGGGCCTGGGTGGGATCCTGGATAAACGCTTTGTCGTGCACAGGAAGGGATCCGTGGCCTTTTCTCTAACTTAGAGTACCCGGATCCACGCCCAGTTCCCGCAGCTTTTGGGCCAGCCGTTCCGCTCGTTGCTCGGCGCTTTCAGCCCGTTGCTCGGCGCTTTCAGCTCGTTGCCGCTCCTGCTCAGCCCGTTGCCGCTCCTGCTCAGCCAATAGCCGTTCTTGTTCTGCTTCGGTGGGCAGCAATTCCCCCACTTCGGTGGCCCAGCGGATCCAGGTGGTATCAATCCCTCGGAAGGAGCCTGTCCACTTCACTAGGTACAGCCCCAGCGCCTCACTCTTCAGTCTTCCCTGAGCATCCGGCTCAATCGGCACATACTGACTACCCAGCAAGCGAAACCCGGCCCAGTCCTCCGGCGCAAACGGATCAAACCAAAAGTATTCCGGTACCCGAATGATTTGTTCGTAAAGCTGCTTTTTGTGGGTCTTATCCGCTTGAGCAGTGCTCTGAGAAAGCAGCTCAATCACCACATCCGGTCCTTTGCCTTGCTCCCAAATCACCCAGCTTTTCCGTTCCCCCTTGGGTACCCCCAGAACAACAAAATAATCGGGGCCTTTGAAATCGCGGCTGCGAGACTGTTCCAGGCTGTAGTAGAGGAACATATTGCCGCTGACAAAGCCATCCGGTCGTTTTTGCAGCCAGGTTTCCGTGATGCTGATCAGCAGATCCATT
This genomic window contains:
- a CDS encoding Uma2 family endonuclease, with protein sequence MTNPVVESADPLLQEPDAAYLPEWPPGQDELPYDDGIPMETWRHKCQMDLLISITETWLQKRPDGFVSGNMFLYYSLEQSRSRDFKGPDYFVVLGVPKGERKSWVIWEQGKGPDVVIELLSQSTAQADKTHKKQLYEQIIRVPEYFWFDPFAPEDWAGFRLLGSQYVPIEPDAQGRLKSEALGLYLVKWTGSFRGIDTTWIRWATEVGELLPTEAEQERLLAEQERQRAEQERQRAESAEQRAESAEQRAERLAQKLRELGVDPGTLS